In Sphingomonas sp. KC8, the sequence TGATGATCTTCGACGATGCGCTGTAGGCGCGCTGGAAACGGATCATGTTGGTGAATTCCTGCGCCAGATCGACGTTCGACGCCTCAAGCGTGCCGGCGGCGATCGCCCCCGAACCGAGCGAGCCGGGCTTGTTGATCGCGACGTTCCCCGAATCCTGCGACATGGCGTAGGCGTTGCCGCCCAGGCGGGTCAGGCCGTCCGGGTTCTGGAAGGTGGCGAGCGGAAGCTGGTAGATCGCGCGCGCCGTGCCATCTTCGAAGATCGCGCTGACGACGCCGGTGTCGGAAATTTCAACCGACGCAACCGTGCCGAGCATGCCGCCATCAACATTCGACGACAGCAGCGCGGATTCGCCGCCGAACTGGGTGAGGCCATTGAGGCCGCCGTCGTCACCAAGCGACAGCCGGATCGGATCCGAACCGGCGCCATTGGCCCAGCCGATATCGAGATCGGCGAACAGAGCGGGCGACGAACCGGCGAGATCGAGGCTGCCGTCCGGGTTGAAGGCGATGTTGCCGCTGGCGAGCACGCCGGTTGCGGTTGCCACGCCGCCGACCGTGGATACGTCGCCGGGGGGCGTCGCGTACACTTCGCCCACCCACGCATTGGCGCCGGTCTTGACGAAGCCGAAGGTGATGCGGTGGGCGGTGCCCTGCGCGTCATAGACATCCACCGAACGCGAAAATTGCGGGGTAACCGCGCCCGACGCCATCGTACCGGCGACATAGGGGCCGGCGATGGGGGTGGAGGTCGACTGCAGATTGGCGCGCAATTCGATCTTGGTGGTCGGCAGGGCCGCGCCGGTCAGGGCGTTCGGGCGGATCGGCTGAAGCGCGTTCAGATTGCCGGTGTTGACGAAGCCACCCTGTGCGTCGAGCGGCCAGCCCTGTAGATAATAGCCGCTGGTGTTGCGCAGATAGCCCGCTGCATCCGGCTTGAACGATCCGGCGCGGGTGAAGGCGATTTCGCCATTCTGGTCGGCCCCCGAACGGACGACGAAGAAACCGGCGCCATCGACGCCGATATCGGTGAGGCTGCTGGATGCCTGGAGCAGGCCCTGCTTGGAAATCATCTGCTGGGGGGCTGCGGTGACGCCGCCCGCTGAATAGCTGCTGCGCGCGCGGCCATCGGTCACGAGCGTGCGGAATTCCGCGGAGACGCCCTTGTAACCGATCGTATTCACATTGGTGATGTTGTCGGCGACGGTGGCCATAGCGCTGGCCTGCGCACCAAGACCCGAAACGCCGGCATAAAGAGCGGAATAGAGGCTCACATAATTCTCCCATGCATGGTGACGGGCGTGGCGCGTAGAAACGCCTGCCTGTTCCAGATGCATTGTAGGAGGGTGGATAGGCCGACCAAATACCGGCAAAATTTTCCCACCAGATCAATGTCGGGTGGCCGCCATCCTATAATGCAGGAAACAGCCTGCTGGGGGATGACATGGCGCTGCGTATTTCACTTCGCGATGGCGAAAAGATTATCGTGAACGGCGCGGTGCTCCGCGCCGTCGGCCGCACGGATCTGTGCGTGGAGAATAATGTCGCACTGCTGCGCGGCCGCGACGTGATGACGCCAGAAGACGCCAACACGCCTGCGCGACGGCTCTATTTCGCGTGCATGCTGGCCTATATCGATCAGGGCGATCGCACGGCGCACCAGCACGCGCTGCTCGAACAGGTGCGCGAATTCATGGGCGCGCTGGAGGCTGCCGAAGCCAAGGCGACCTGCATCGGCTTTGTCGAAAAGATTGCGACCGCGGATTTCTATCGGGCGCTGGCCGATTGCCGCTGGCTGATGGCCTATGAGGCCGAAGCGATGGGCCGGCCGGCCATGGCTGGCGCATAAGGCGTAGCGGTTGTGCTGACGCTTGCTTCTGCCGCTGCCGGCCTGCGCGGCCTTTCGCCTGACCGGCGGTTCGGCCGGGTGGTTGCCGTGCGTGGCGCCTTGATCGAAGTCGAG encodes:
- the flgE gene encoding flagellar hook protein FlgE, with the protein product MSLYSALYAGVSGLGAQASAMATVADNITNVNTIGYKGVSAEFRTLVTDGRARSSYSAGGVTAAPQQMISKQGLLQASSSLTDIGVDGAGFFVVRSGADQNGEIAFTRAGSFKPDAAGYLRNTSGYYLQGWPLDAQGGFVNTGNLNALQPIRPNALTGAALPTTKIELRANLQSTSTPIAGPYVAGTMASGAVTPQFSRSVDVYDAQGTAHRITFGFVKTGANAWVGEVYATPPGDVSTVGGVATATGVLASGNIAFNPDGSLDLAGSSPALFADLDIGWANGAGSDPIRLSLGDDGGLNGLTQFGGESALLSSNVDGGMLGTVASVEISDTGVVSAIFEDGTARAIYQLPLATFQNPDGLTRLGGNAYAMSQDSGNVAINKPGSLGSGAIAAGTLEASNVDLAQEFTNMIRFQRAYSASSKIITTVDDMLQEVSNLKR
- a CDS encoding flagellar biosynthesis repressor FlbT, coding for MALRISLRDGEKIIVNGAVLRAVGRTDLCVENNVALLRGRDVMTPEDANTPARRLYFACMLAYIDQGDRTAHQHALLEQVREFMGALEAAEAKATCIGFVEKIATADFYRALADCRWLMAYEAEAMGRPAMAGA